One Hemibagrus wyckioides isolate EC202008001 linkage group LG09, SWU_Hwy_1.0, whole genome shotgun sequence DNA segment encodes these proteins:
- the gjb10 gene encoding gap junction protein beta 10, with product MNWAFLQGLLSGVNKYSTAFGRIWLSVVFLFRIMVFVVAAEKVWGDEQKDFACNTAQPGCHNVCYDHFFPISHIRLWALQLIFVTCPSLLVVLHVAYREERERKHRAKFGETCSRLYQNTGKKRGGLWWTYVLSLIFKMGVDASFVYLLYHMYEGYDFPTLVKCSESPCPNVVDCFISRPTEKRIFTLFMVVTSLVCILLSLFEILYLVCKRCYEGIQTLRGSRQVVRATSIHSAKNPNSLMDGDQLVGKVPSYTVSMAR from the coding sequence ATGAACTGGGCATTTCTCCAGGGTCTCTTAAGCGGGGTCAACAAATATTCGACTGCATTCGGGCGCATCTGGCTCTCGGTGGTGTTTCTGTTCCGCAtcatggtgtttgtggtggccGCGGAGAAGGTGTGGGGCGATGAGCAGAAGGATTTTGCGTGTAACACGGCACAGCCCGGCTGCCACAACGTCTGCTACGACCACTTCTTCCCCATCTCACACATTCGGCTGTGGGCGCTGCAGCTGATCTTCGTGACGTGTCCGTCACTGCTGGTGGTGCTGCACGTTGCGTACCGTGAGGAACGTGAGCGCAAGCACCGCGCCAAATTTGGCGAAACCTGCAGCCGCCTTTACCAGAACACAGGCAAGAAGCGAGGCGGACTCTGGTGGACCTACGTGCTCTCGCTGATCTTCAAGATGGGTGTCGATGCTTCCTTTGTCTACCTGCTCTACCACATGTACGAGGGCTATGACTTCCCGACGCTGGTGAAGTGTTCGGAGAGCCCGTGCCCCAATGTGGTGGACTGCTTTATCTCGAGGCCCACAGAGAAGAGGATCTTCACCCTCTTCATGGTGGTCACCAGTCTGGTGTGCATCTTGCTCTCACTCTTCGAGATCCTTTACCTGGTATGCAAGCGATGCTATGAAGGCATCCAGACGCTCAGGGGTTCCAGGCAGGTGGTTCGTGCCACTTCCATTCACAGCGCCAAGAACCCGAATTCACTGATGGATGGCGATCAGCTGGTGGGGAAAGTGCCATCGTACACCGTCTCGATGGCACGGTGA
- the gjb3 gene encoding gap junction protein beta 3, producing the protein MDWKTFQALLSGVNKYSTAFGRVWLSVVFVFRVLVYVVAAERVWGDEQKDFDCNIKQPGCPNVCYDHFFPISHIRLWALQLIFVTCPSLLVVMHVTYREERERKYRAKHGADAKLYDDTGKKHGGLWWTYLISLFVKTGIEVAFLYILHHIYHSFQLPRVVKCQIFPCPNVVDCYIGRPTEKKMFTYFMVGASAICIVLNICEILYLLAKRISSCAKRHRSHHAQAMPLYKPPSRDADSNCTLPMQDLDHKPQYKTKSKLGVPPVDYKTSVFMRASAPNLSFA; encoded by the coding sequence ATGGACTGGAAGACATTCCAGGCCCTGCTCAGCGGGGTGAACAAGTACTCCACGGCGTTCGGCCGCGTCTGGCTATCGGTGGTTTTCGTGTTTCGTGTCCTGGTGTACGTGGTGGCGGCTGAGCGAGTGTGGGGTGATGAGCAGAAGGACTTCGACTGTAACATTAAGCAGCCTGGATGCCCCAACGTCTGCTATGACCACTTCTTCCCCATCTCACACATCCGGCTGTGGGCGCTGCAGCTCATCTTCGTCACGTGCCCGTCACTCCTTGTGGTCATGCATGTCACGTATCGGGAGGAACGGGAACGCAAATACCGCGCCAAACATGGCGCCGATGCCAAGCTCTACGACGATACAGGCAAGAAGCATGGAGGCCTCTGGTGGACCTACCTGATCAGTCTTTTTGTCAAGACTGGCATTGAGGTGGCCTTTCTCTACATCCTCCACCACATCTACCATAGCTTTCAGCTGCCACGAGTGGTCAAGTGCCAGATCTTCCCATGCCCCAACGTTGTGGACTGTTACATCGGCCGGCCCACTGAAAAGAAGATGTTCACCTACTTCATGGTGGGTGCCTCAGCCATCTGCATTGTTCTGAACATCTGCGAGATCTTATATCTCCTAGCCAAGCGCATCTCCAGCTGTGCCAAGCGCCACAGGAGTCATCATGCACAAGCCATGCCTCTGTACAAGCCTCCGTCTCGGGACGCGGATAGCAACTGCACGCTGCCTATGCAAGACCTGGACCACAAACCACAGTACAAGACCAAGTCCAAGCTGGGGGTCCCACCTGTAGATTACAAGACGAGTGTTTTCATGAGGGCTTCAGCTCCAAATCTTAGCTTTGCCTAA